One region of Brassica napus cultivar Da-Ae chromosome A10, Da-Ae, whole genome shotgun sequence genomic DNA includes:
- the LOC106371666 gene encoding J domain-containing protein spf31 — protein MGDLKVDDDAILKSFLAEVGEVERDNEVVRILSCFKLNPFEHLNLSFDSSTDDVKRQYRKISLMVHPDKCKHPQAQEAFGALAKAQQLLLNDQERDYILTQVHAAKQELKMKRKKQLKKDTASKIKSLVDEGKHEQLYEQSEEFQKELKLKVREILTDQEWRRRKMAMRISEEEGRLKKDEEEQKEIRKKKREHEEQWEGTRENRVSSWRDFMKAGKKAKKGETRPPKLKTEDPNKSYVQRPVKKG, from the exons ATGGGAGATCTAAAAGTAGACGACGATGCGATTCTAAAATCCTTCCTCGCGGAGGTCGGTGAGGTTGAGAGGGACAACGAAGTCGTCAG GATTCTCTCATGCTTCAAGCTGAACCCGTTTGAGCATCTTAACTTATCTTTCGATTCTTCCACGGATGACGTTAAAAGGCAGTACAGAAAG ATATCTTTGATGGTTCACCCTGACAAATGCAAGCATCCTCAAGCACAGGAGGCTTTTGGAG CTTTGGCAAAGGCGCAACAGCTACTGCTAAACGACCAAGAAAGAGATTATATTCTCACTCAAGTCCATGCTGCTAAAC AAGAGCTTAAGATGAAGAGAAAGAAACAGTTGAAGAAAGATACCGCCTCTAAAATAAAGTCCTTGGTTGATGAG GGAAAGCATGAGCAACTATATGAGCAATCTGAAGAGTTTCAGAAGGAGCTTAAGTTAAAGGTCCGAGAGATATTAACAGACCAAGAGTGGCGTAGGCGAAAAATGGCTATGAGG ATATCAGAAGAAGAGGGGAGACTgaagaaggatgaagaagagcaAAAGGAGATACGGAAGAAAAAGCGTGAGCATGAAGAACAGTGGGAAGGAACGAGAGAAAACAGG GTATCAAGCTGGAGAGACTTCATGAAAGCAGGAAAGAAG GCCAAAAAGGGAGAGACTCGTCCTCCGAAATTGAAGACCGAGGATCCAAACAAATCATACGTCCAAAGGCCGGTCAAGAAAGGCTGA
- the LOC106371665 gene encoding protein FAF-like, chloroplastic: MMTCGLSKSLGFSSSLKKQQGIVTILGTGDSNIPSNTSSAPSLRRTFSADLSSKNWVSQNGFSPMKRISSSEKLRTFAADSSTSGDEEQEEESRSGFDIWAQIQDDKSKKSEEIELGQSDVWSSILSDKKKVSESSNDTVPPPYIHPLMKRASSLSEKSLEICTESLGSETGCEGFSWHASSETGDAEIEVLNVTVTKEDEETETEVVEIEQEPITVPNHTPCIELPRGSFPPPIRSLSSQSGSALHMKTRRDNGRLVLEAVSMPSHNNFSAKRQDGHLLLAFAEISDEFDIASDEEDETAELQWFEEEEEEEEEVQDEFAYKPNGLQYKLPQNQSGLITVHRLAHKPIGVPKRNSRWPAADEFETKSDVVHSLPPRPRVAQLARSMKPPSTVDDTVGAACFNTCDYSWKPTNTENLGRNTKPQFQAQNYVHKSIGVGHDGWINGCKERRRSLLSVEPFCIATS; this comes from the coding sequence ATGATGACTTGTGGGTTAAGCAAGAGCCTTGGCTTCTCTTCCTCGTTGAAGAAGCAGCAAGGCATAGTGACCATCCTTGGTACCGGTGACTCTAACATTCCGTCGAACACTTCATCTGCACCTTCACTCAGGCGGACTTTCTCCGCCGATTTATCCTCCAAGAATTGGGTCTCGCAGAATGGGTTCTCTCCCATGAAGAGGATCTCTTCCTCGGAGAAGCTCCGAACCTTTGCCGCTGACTCTTCAACCTCCGGCGACGAGGAACAAGAGGAAGAGTCAAGATCTGGGTTCGATATTTGGGCTCAGATTCAAGATGACAAGAGTAAGAAGAGCGAGGAGATCGAGCTGGGTCAATCCGATGTATGGAGTTCGATTCTATCGGACAAGAAGAAGGTGTCGGAATCGAGCAACGACACGGTTCCTCCACCGTACATTCATCCACTGATGAAACGCGCCAGCTCCTTGAGCGAGAAAAGCCTCGAGATTTGCACAGAGAGTCTCGGATCCGAGACGGGCTGCGAAGGATTCTCTTGGCATGCGTCGTCGGAGACTGGAGATGCTGAGATCGAAGTTCTCAACGTTACGGTGACCAAAGAGGACGAAGAAACAGAGACTGAGGTTGTTGAGATTGAACAAGAACCAATCACGGTTCCAAATCACACACCATGCATCGAGCTGCCTAGAGGATCGTTCCCTCCTCCGATCCGTTCTCTCTCGAGCCAATCGGGTTCGGCTCTGCACATGAAAACTCGCCGTGACAATGGCCGGTTGGTTCTCGAGGCTGTCTCTATGCCGTCGCACAACAACTTCTCCGCCAAGCGCCAAGACGGACACCTCCTCCTCGCTTTTGCAGAAATCAGCGACGAATTTGACATCGCTAGCGACGAAGAAGACGAAACTGCTGAGCTTCAGTggttcgaggaagaagaagaagaggaggaggaggtacAAGACGAGTTTGCCTATAAGCCCAATGGGCTTCAGTATAAGCTACCACAAAATCAAAGTGGGCTTATTACTGTTCATAGGTTGGCCCATAAGCCTATTGGAGTACCAAAGAGAAACTCGAGATGGCCTGCGGCAGATGAGTTCGAGACCAAATCCGACGTAGTCCACTCTCTGCCACCAAGGCCAAGGGTGGCTCAGCTGGCTCGGTCCATGAAACCGCCGTCCACGGTTGACGACACCGTAGGAGCCGCTTGTTTCAACACATGTGATTACTCTTGGAAGCCCACTAACACTGAAAATTTGGGCCGTAACACAAAACCCCAATTTCAAGCACAAAACTATGTTCACAAATCAATCGGCGTTGGACATGACGGTTGGATAAATGGTTGCAAGGAACGAAGGAGATCTCTTTTGTCTGTTGAGCCTTTCTGCATTGCCACTTCATAA